A section of the Polyodon spathula isolate WHYD16114869_AA chromosome 29, ASM1765450v1, whole genome shotgun sequence genome encodes:
- the LOC121302473 gene encoding carnosine synthase 1-like has protein sequence MESDPTHFTAGLVTTFIHLDLTDHKWDLENCFRICEALCECRIRPDSCLTFWDCVVLAALVCERLGLWSSPTLAVWTAKQKSQTHLCLLEGAPEEPSQDDFLPPSPCHPLSSSEPTPECCY, from the coding sequence ATGGAGTCTGACCCCACTCACTTCACAGCCGGCCTGGTCACCACCTTCATCCACTTGGACCTGACCGACCACAAGTGGGACCTGGAGAACTGCTTCAGGATCTGCGAGGCCTTGTGCGAGTGCAGGATTCGCCCTGACAGCTGCCTCACTTTCTGGGACTGTGTGGTGCTGGCGGCGCTGGTCTGCGAGCGACTGGGCCTCTGGAGCAGCCCCACCCTGGCTGTGTGGACAGCCAAACAGAAGAGCCAAACCCACCTGTGCCTGCTGGAGGGGGCCCCTGAGGAACCCAGCCAGGATGATTTCCTCCCACCCTCTCCTTGCCATCCCCTCTCATCCTCAGAACCCACTCCAGAATGCTGCTACTGA